The following coding sequences lie in one Vanessa tameamea isolate UH-Manoa-2023 chromosome 17, ilVanTame1 primary haplotype, whole genome shotgun sequence genomic window:
- the LOC113404368 gene encoding heat shock protein 60A-like, with protein MLRLPRVVRQTVSLNKSHQFSRLYAKDVRFGADVRALMLQGVDVLADAVAVTMGPKGRNVILEQSWGSPKITKDGVTVAKGVELKDKFQNIGAKLVQNVANNTNEEAGDGTTTATVLARAIAKEGFEKISKGANPIEIRRGVMMAVDSVKDKLKNMSKPVTTPEEIAQVATISANGDTAIGKLIADAMKKVGRDGVITVKDGKTLNDELEVIEGMKFDRGYISPYFINSSKGAKVEFQDALVLFSEKKISNVQTIIPALELANQQRKPLVIIAEDVDGEALSTLVVNRLKIGLQVAAVKAPGFGDNRKATLSDMAIAAGGVVFGDDANLIRLEDVQLSDLGQVGEVIITKDDTLILKGKGKKSDIDRRAEQIRDQIQETNSEYEKEKLQERLARLASGVAVLHVGGSSEVEVNEKKDRVNDALNATRAAVEEGIVPGGGSALIRCIPVLDQLKTANSDQATGVEIIKKALRMPCMTIATNAGIDGSVVVAKVEDLGPEFGYDALNNEYVNMIEKGIIDPTKVVRTALTDASGVASLLTTAEAVICEMPQEKEANPMAGMGGMGGMGGMGGMGGMM; from the coding sequence GAGGTTCGGTGCTGATGTAAGAGCCCTCATGCTTCAGGGCGTCGACGTCCTCGCCGATGCTGTTGCAGTCACAATGGGTCCCAAAGGTAGGAACGTTATTTTGGAACAGTCCTGGGGTTCACCTAAAATAACCAAAGACGGTGTGACTGTTGCAAAAGGTGTAGAGCTAAAAGATAAATTCCAGAATATTGGAGCGAAACTCGTACAAAATGTAGCGAATAATACAAACGAAGAAGCCGGCGATGGAACCACCACAGCTACGGTCCTTGCCAGGGCTATTGCAAAAGAAGGTTTCGAAAAAATTTCAAAGGGTGCTAATCCAATTGAAATTCGCCGAGGTGTGATGATGGCCGTAGACTCTGTGAAAGACAAGTTAAAGAATATGTCCAAGCCTGTTACAACACCAGAGGAGATCGCGCAGGTCGCCACCATCTCTGCAAACGGTGATACGGCTATCGGCAAGCTTATCGCTGATGCAATGAAGAAGGTCGGTCGCGACGGTGTCATCACTGTCAAGGACGGCAAAACACTTAACGATGAATTAGAAGTCATCGAAGGTATGAAATTCGACAGAGGTTATATTTCACCATATTTCATCAACTCATCTAAAGGAGCTAAAGTCGAGTTCCAAGATGCTCTGGTTCTCTTCTCGGAAAAGAAAATTAGCAATGTACAGACAATCATCCCAGCATTGGAATTAGCTAACCAGCAAAGAAAGCCCTTAGTGATCATTGCTGAAGATGTTGATGGAGAAGCACTGTCAACTCTTGTTGTGAACAGGTTGAAGATTGGTTTGCAAGTTGCCGCTGTTAAGGCCCCAGGTTTCGGTGACAACAGGAAAGCTACACTCAGTGATATGGCCATTGCTGCAGGTGGTGTTGTTTTTGGAGATGATGCCAACCTCATTAGGTTAGAAGATGTTCAGCTCTCAGACCTGGGACAAGTCGGTGAAGTTATTATCACAAAGGATGACACTTTGATTCTTAAAGGTAAGGGCAAAAAGTCTGATATTGACAGGAGAGCAGAGCAGATCCGTGACCAGATTCAGGAAACAAATTCAGAgtatgaaaaagaaaaactgCAGGAGCGTCTTGCGAGATTAGCTTCAGGAGTTGCAGTTTTACATGTTGGTGGATCCAGCGAAGTTGAAGTCAATGAAAAGAAAGACCGTGTCAATGATGCTTTGAATGCAACCCGGGCTGCAGTTGAAGAAGGTATTGTACCTGGAGGTGGTTCTGCTCTAATTAGGTGCATCCCAGTCCTTGATCAGCTGAAAACTGCAAACTCTGACCAAGCTACTGGTGTTGAAATCATTAAGAAGGCCCTCAGAATGCCATGTATGACGATTGCTACAAATGCTGGTATTGATGGATCGGTAGTAGTTGCTAAAGTAGAAGATCTTGGTCCTGAATTTGGATATGATGCTTTGAACAATGAATATGTTAACATGATTGAAAAGGGAATTATTGACCCAACAAAGGTTGTTAGAACAGCACTTACAGACGCATCTGGAGTTGCATCTCTCCTCACAACAGCAGAGGCTGTTATTTGCGAAATGCCACAAGAAAAGGAAGCGAACCCCATGGCAGGTATGGGAGGCATGGGTGGCATGGGAGGTATGGGCGGAATGGGGGGAATGATGTAA